Within the Nitrospira sp. genome, the region CGCGCGTGACGATCCTTCAAGGTCGCGGCTCCGGTCTGGACTACATGGGCTTCCATGGGGGAGGGAAGAGGCATGGAATGGATCAACTACCATCATCTCTTGTACTTCTGGGCCACAGCCAAGCACGGAAGCGTCAGTCGAGCGTCCCAAGAACTGCGTCTCGCACAGGCCACCGTGAGCGAGCAGATTCGCGCCTTGGAGGGCGCCTTAAACGAGAAGCTCTTCTCGCGCTCCGGTCGCCACCTCGTCCTTACCGAGATGGGACGGACCGTCTTTCGCTACGCAGAGGACATCTTTTCGATCGGGCAGGATCTACTCCAGACCGTGAAGGCTGGAGGCGGGACACAACCTGTTCGCCTGGTCGTCGGGATTGCTGAACCAGTACCCAAGCTACTAGCCTGTCGACTGATTAAATCGGGGATCACTTCCGCGCGGGCCACGCGTATCGTGTGCTGGGAGAATAAATTAGAGGAACTGCTGGCCACCCTTGCCACTCATGGATTGGATTTGGTCATCGCCGACACGCCTGCCCCGCCCAGCATCAAGGTGCAGACCTATAACCACGTGATGGGGGAATCAGGCGTCACCCTGTTCGGCACGGCAAAATTAGCGGCCCGCTATCGGAGAAAGTTCCCACATTCGCTCCAAGACGCGCCGGTACTCTTCCCTACGTCCAATGCCATGCTACGCCGTCTCATGGACGAATGGCTCACGCGCCATCGGATCCAACCCAAGATCATGGGCGAATTCGAGGATAGTGCGACTCTGAAAACCTTCGGCCGGGAGGGCTATGGGCTCTTTCCCGGCTCGACGGTCATGGAAAGAGAAATCTGCCGGCAGTATCGTTCACACGTGGTTGGACAGTTCGAGGGGATAAGGCAACGCTTCTACGCCATTACCGTGGAGCGGCGCTTGAAGCATCCGGTCGTCAGCGCCATCGTCGCCGCTGCCCGCCAAGAATTGGCGAACTAATGCCGGGAGGAATCGCGGGCCATGCATCTCGTTCCGTCCGGTTGAGCCGATTCGCCGCATGCCCGCCGCCTGCAAAGCCAAGCATCGAATCGATGCGGGCCTTAGGGCAACCCAGCCAGCGACGCACAGCAGGATGCGATAGCACGCGAATACGCTCCGCCCCTGCGCGCGCTACCCGGAACGGATGTACCAGCCCAACGTGGCCTTACCGTCGCTGTTGCGGGTGCTCAATGGGGGCGCTTGCCACGCGTGAACGTCATGATGAGTTGATAGAGATCATCCGCCGCCTCCTCCTTGCTCAGGAGCGCTTCCCCACCGGCGGCCAAAAAGGCGTCGGCTGTCTGTGGAGACCGGTGCACCGTGATGCCGATGACGACCGTGTCGGGCCATCGGGCTTTCACGCGGCGGGTGGCCTCGATCCCGTTCAGCCGTGGAAGATTGATATCCATCACCATCACTGCCGGCCGGAGCCGTGCCGCCAGGCTGACGGCTTCCTCGCCGTCCGAAGCTTCGGCAACGACCTCCAGGTCGCGATAGGTGTCGAGGATGCTCCTCAGCCCCTGGCGTACCATGGCATGATCATCGACCAGGATGATTCTGCGCCGCTCCCCGCCCTGCCCTTCGGTGTTCCCGCTTTCATGCCGTTCCAGCTG harbors:
- a CDS encoding transcriptional activator NhaR, whose amino-acid sequence is MEWINYHHLLYFWATAKHGSVSRASQELRLAQATVSEQIRALEGALNEKLFSRSGRHLVLTEMGRTVFRYAEDIFSIGQDLLQTVKAGGGTQPVRLVVGIAEPVPKLLACRLIKSGITSARATRIVCWENKLEELLATLATHGLDLVIADTPAPPSIKVQTYNHVMGESGVTLFGTAKLAARYRRKFPHSLQDAPVLFPTSNAMLRRLMDEWLTRHRIQPKIMGEFEDSATLKTFGREGYGLFPGSTVMEREICRQYRSHVVGQFEGIRQRFYAITVERRLKHPVVSAIVAAARQELAN